Proteins co-encoded in one Gehongia tenuis genomic window:
- a CDS encoding DUF3795 domain-containing protein, whose translation MKRELGIARCGLACCVCSENVNCHGCDSNECPDNDTCENKKCSLQKEVSHCYMCEEDCKKGLLSQIKPYTFTMFIKKYGEDKLLDCLEENEKNGILYHREGLIGDYDDFDDAEQLMHFILTGKR comes from the coding sequence ATGAAACGAGAATTGGGGATTGCAAGATGTGGTCTTGCCTGTTGTGTGTGTTCAGAAAATGTAAATTGCCATGGCTGTGATTCAAATGAATGTCCTGATAATGACACGTGCGAGAATAAAAAATGTTCTCTTCAAAAGGAAGTTTCTCATTGCTATATGTGCGAGGAGGATTGTAAAAAGGGATTATTAAGCCAAATCAAACCATATACTTTTACGATGTTTATTAAAAAATATGGGGAAGATAAATTGTTGGATTGCCTGGAGGAAAATGAGAAAAACGGAATTTTGTATCATCGGGAAGGTCTGATCGGAGACTATGACGACTTTGATGATGCAGAACAGCTGATGCATTTCATTTTGACGGGAAAGCGATAA
- a CDS encoding NAD(P)/FAD-dependent oxidoreductase, with translation MKNHYDVIIIGGGIGGIMTAWRLTENAPGLSVLVLEKGRPITERRCPIITGQADKCIKCASCAIMEGMAGAGAFSDGKYVISTEYGGWLTDFLPPKVVMDYIEQSDRILVSFGATTERFMPDDELKRLCLQHDLHMSQAQLKHLGTDDNFNTMRRLIEALSERAEIETGAEATDVDPDRSRVTVRTAEGEKTLTADRIVFAVGRAGSSFFSKWCTAHKIPLSNNQVDVGVRVELPAMIWQHFSKKIYEPKIWYRSTGYGDTTRMFCFNERGAVVTENTRGVLTVNGHAYRDEAKKTENSNFALLSTIRFTEPFREPIEYARHVASLANLISGGSVLVQRLGDLECGRRTDEKRLAQSTTRPTLHAVAGDLSLCLPKRQLDNIVETLHALDAIAPGTANYDTLLYGVECKYYSARPESEDFRIAGTKNIYAIGDGAGFTRSLSQAAANGLYLADQLTKE, from the coding sequence ATGAAAAATCATTACGACGTGATCATCATCGGCGGCGGCATCGGCGGCATCATGACCGCCTGGCGGCTGACCGAAAACGCGCCCGGCCTCTCGGTGCTGGTCCTGGAAAAGGGCCGGCCCATCACCGAGCGCCGCTGCCCCATCATCACCGGCCAGGCGGACAAGTGCATCAAATGCGCCTCCTGCGCCATCATGGAGGGCATGGCCGGCGCCGGCGCCTTCTCCGACGGCAAGTACGTGATCTCCACCGAGTACGGCGGCTGGCTCACCGATTTCCTGCCGCCGAAGGTGGTCATGGACTACATCGAGCAGTCGGATAGGATTCTGGTCTCCTTCGGGGCGACCACCGAGCGCTTCATGCCCGACGACGAGCTGAAGCGGCTGTGCCTGCAGCACGATCTGCACATGTCCCAGGCCCAGCTGAAGCATCTGGGGACGGACGACAACTTCAACACCATGCGCCGGCTGATCGAGGCGCTTTCCGAACGGGCGGAGATTGAAACCGGCGCGGAGGCCACCGACGTGGACCCGGACCGCTCCCGGGTGACGGTGCGGACGGCGGAGGGAGAGAAAACCCTCACCGCCGATAGGATCGTCTTTGCCGTGGGCCGGGCGGGCTCCAGCTTCTTCTCCAAGTGGTGCACCGCCCACAAGATTCCCCTTAGTAACAACCAGGTGGACGTGGGCGTTCGGGTGGAGCTGCCCGCCATGATCTGGCAGCACTTCTCGAAGAAGATCTACGAGCCCAAGATCTGGTACCGCTCCACCGGCTACGGCGACACCACCCGCATGTTCTGCTTCAACGAGCGGGGCGCGGTGGTCACCGAGAACACCCGGGGGGTACTCACCGTGAACGGCCACGCCTACCGGGACGAGGCCAAAAAGACGGAGAACTCCAACTTCGCCCTCCTGTCCACCATCCGTTTCACCGAGCCCTTCCGGGAGCCCATCGAGTACGCCCGCCACGTGGCCAGCCTGGCCAACCTGATCTCCGGCGGTTCGGTGCTGGTGCAGCGCCTGGGGGACCTCGAGTGCGGCCGCCGCACCGACGAGAAGCGGCTCGCCCAGTCCACCACCCGGCCCACCCTCCACGCGGTGGCGGGGGATCTGTCCCTTTGCCTGCCCAAGCGCCAGCTGGACAACATCGTGGAGACCCTCCACGCCCTCGACGCCATCGCGCCGGGCACGGCCAATTACGACACCCTGCTCTACGGCGTGGAGTGCAAATACTACTCCGCCCGCCCAGAGAGCGAGGATTTCCGGATCGCCGGCACGAAGAACATCTACGCCATCGGCGACGGCGCGGGCTTCACCCGCTCCCTCTCCCAGGCCGCCGCCAACGGCCTGTACCTGGCGGACCAGCTGACGAAGGAATAG
- a CDS encoding GNAT family N-acetyltransferase, protein MRVRAFQREDLAAAISIWNTVVEDGLAFPQTEPLDEAGGLTFFLEQSHTGIADGGSGPAGLYILHPNNVGRCGHIANASYAVARDQRGRGIGELLVRDSLWRAKALGFRIMQFNAVVASNGRALRLYEKLGFVRLGVIPGGFLMKDGTYQDIVPHYKVL, encoded by the coding sequence ATGCGGGTCAGAGCTTTTCAGCGGGAGGACCTGGCGGCCGCCATCTCGATCTGGAACACCGTGGTGGAGGACGGCCTGGCCTTTCCCCAGACGGAGCCTCTGGATGAGGCGGGGGGCCTTACCTTCTTTTTGGAGCAGTCCCATACGGGCATCGCGGACGGCGGCAGCGGTCCGGCGGGCCTTTACATCCTTCATCCCAACAATGTGGGACGCTGCGGCCATATCGCCAACGCCAGCTACGCTGTGGCCAGGGACCAGAGGGGCCGGGGCATCGGCGAACTGCTGGTGCGGGATTCCCTTTGGCGGGCGAAGGCGCTGGGCTTTCGCATCATGCAGTTCAATGCGGTGGTCGCGTCCAACGGCCGCGCCCTGCGCCTCTATGAGAAGCTGGGCTTCGTGCGCCTTGGCGTCATTCCCGGCGGCTTCCTCATGAAGGACGGCACCTACCAGGATATTGTGCCCCACTACAAAGTGCTGTGA
- a CDS encoding ABC transporter permease, protein MRVFKFALLKSLRMLALMLAVAVVSFVLVQFAPIDPVQAYVGGNAAVSAEQRERIAEYWGLNDPPAERFVKWGSALLRGDLGESKIYKRPVADVIGERFAASIALMAVAWVFSGVFGFLLGMVSAAHRGRFLDRAVKWLCLTLSSTPVFWFGLLMLMVFSVWLGWTPIGLSVPIGEAGAASFGARLAHMVLPALTLSITSLGPIALHTRAKLLDVMDSDFMLYARARGERGFGLYLRHGARNIVLPAITLQFASFGELFGGSVLAEQVFSYPGLGQAATQAGLRGDLPLLMGVVLCMALFVFLGNLTANILYGVIDPRIRKGAEA, encoded by the coding sequence ATGAGGGTGTTCAAATTTGCGCTGCTGAAGAGCCTTCGCATGCTGGCGCTGATGCTGGCCGTCGCCGTGGTCAGCTTCGTTTTGGTGCAGTTCGCGCCCATCGACCCGGTGCAGGCCTATGTGGGCGGCAACGCCGCCGTAAGCGCCGAACAGCGGGAGCGCATCGCCGAATACTGGGGCCTCAATGATCCGCCGGCGGAGCGGTTCGTGAAGTGGGGCTCCGCGCTGCTCCGCGGGGATCTGGGCGAGTCGAAGATCTACAAGCGGCCGGTGGCGGACGTGATCGGGGAGCGCTTCGCCGCCTCCATCGCGCTCATGGCGGTGGCGTGGGTGTTCTCCGGCGTGTTCGGGTTCCTTCTCGGCATGGTGAGCGCCGCCCATCGGGGCAGGTTCCTGGACCGGGCCGTCAAATGGCTGTGCCTCACCCTCAGCTCCACGCCGGTGTTCTGGTTCGGCCTTCTCATGCTCATGGTCTTTTCCGTGTGGCTGGGCTGGACGCCCATCGGCCTTTCCGTACCCATCGGCGAGGCGGGGGCGGCGTCCTTCGGGGCGCGGCTGGCCCACATGGTCCTGCCCGCCCTCACCCTCTCCATCACCAGCCTCGGGCCCATCGCCCTCCACACCCGGGCGAAGCTTCTGGACGTGATGGACAGCGACTTCATGCTCTACGCCAGGGCCAGGGGCGAGCGGGGCTTCGGGCTGTACCTCCGCCATGGGGCGAGAAACATCGTGCTGCCCGCCATCACCCTGCAGTTCGCCTCCTTCGGCGAGCTCTTCGGCGGGAGCGTCCTCGCCGAGCAGGTCTTTTCCTATCCCGGTCTCGGCCAGGCCGCCACCCAGGCCGGCCTTCGGGGGGACCTGCCCCTTTTGATGGGTGTGGTCCTTTGCATGGCCCTGTTCGTTTTTCTGGGCAACCTCACCGCCAACATCCTCTACGGCGTGATCGATCCCCGCATCCGAAAGGGGGCGGAGGCATGA
- a CDS encoding ABC transporter ATP-binding protein produces the protein MRIEAVKAGQRYGDRWVFRGLGLAVGPGEVVALTGPSGCGKSTLCRLMAGYEKPAEGRILWDGRPPAPGFAPVQMIFQHPETSVNPRWRMKRVLEEAWDVDERTLEALGIEAAWMDRFPGELSGGELQRFCIARALHPGTRILIADEMSAMLDAVTQAQLWAFMLEEAKRRELGILAVTHDAALARRVMTRQVPFPEP, from the coding sequence ATGAGAATTGAAGCGGTGAAGGCGGGACAGCGATACGGGGACCGCTGGGTGTTCCGGGGGCTGGGCCTCGCGGTGGGTCCCGGCGAGGTGGTGGCCCTTACCGGCCCCTCGGGGTGCGGCAAGAGCACCCTCTGCCGGCTCATGGCGGGCTATGAAAAGCCGGCGGAGGGCAGGATCCTCTGGGACGGCAGGCCGCCCGCGCCGGGCTTTGCGCCGGTGCAGATGATCTTTCAGCATCCCGAGACCTCGGTGAACCCCCGGTGGCGCATGAAGCGGGTGCTGGAGGAGGCCTGGGACGTGGACGAAAGAACCCTGGAGGCGCTCGGCATCGAGGCCGCCTGGATGGACCGCTTCCCCGGCGAGCTGTCCGGAGGCGAATTGCAGCGCTTCTGCATCGCCAGAGCCCTCCATCCGGGGACCCGCATCCTCATCGCCGACGAGATGAGCGCCATGCTGGACGCCGTCACCCAGGCCCAGCTTTGGGCCTTCATGCTGGAGGAGGCGAAGCGCCGGGAGCTGGGCATCCTCGCCGTCACCCACGACGCCGCCCTGGCCCGGCGGGTCATGACCCGTCAGGTGCCCTTCCCGGAGCCATAA
- a CDS encoding ABC transporter substrate-binding protein, translated as MLALTGCGEKPASGTDGGRQGRSEDELTIASGKEPEEGFSPITGWGSYQHPLFFSTLLWRDGEMNIVKDLATDYTVSDDGLTYRFTLREDAVFSDGEPLKASDVAFTYQKAAEGTSVDLTNLESAAAEGNEVVLTLKAPQSTFIDTVCRLGIVPEHGYGEDFADHPVGSGPYKLVQWDKGQQVIVELNDLYYGKKPFFKKLTFVFLSEETTFAAAKAGELDVAAVTNAMGGETVAGMEMLDLATIDNRGIVFPVNPPSADGTQGNAVTSDRAVRRAVNLAVDREALIDGVLYGFGKPAYTECDGMPWWNKDTMIEDGDLEGAGKLLEEAGWTMGEDGIRVKDGLRCAFTLIYPSGDQVRESLSLAMVDMLLPAGIEVTVEGVSWDELGTRMLKDPSMQGWGSHSAMECYNLYHTTADASNWYNVGYYSNAAVDRYLEDALYATDTGAADELIQKAQWDGEEGYSLLGDAAWAWLVNIDHVYFVSEGLDTGVQKLHPHGHGWPITDNITEWKWK; from the coding sequence TTGTTAGCGCTTACGGGATGCGGGGAAAAGCCCGCGTCCGGCACGGACGGAGGACGGCAGGGACGCTCGGAGGATGAGCTCACCATCGCCTCGGGCAAGGAACCGGAGGAGGGCTTCTCGCCCATCACCGGCTGGGGCAGCTACCAGCATCCCCTGTTCTTCAGCACCCTTCTTTGGCGGGACGGGGAGATGAACATCGTGAAGGATCTCGCCACCGACTACACCGTCTCGGACGACGGGCTCACCTACCGTTTCACCCTGCGGGAGGACGCGGTCTTTTCCGACGGGGAGCCCCTCAAGGCCTCCGATGTGGCCTTCACCTATCAAAAGGCCGCCGAGGGAACCAGCGTGGACCTGACCAACCTTGAAAGCGCCGCCGCCGAGGGGAATGAGGTCGTTTTGACCCTGAAAGCGCCCCAGTCCACCTTCATCGACACGGTGTGCCGCCTGGGCATCGTGCCCGAGCACGGCTACGGGGAGGATTTCGCGGACCATCCCGTGGGTTCCGGACCCTACAAGCTGGTCCAGTGGGACAAGGGCCAGCAGGTGATCGTGGAATTGAACGACTTATATTATGGAAAGAAACCCTTCTTCAAGAAGCTCACCTTCGTTTTTCTGAGCGAGGAGACCACCTTCGCCGCGGCCAAGGCCGGGGAGCTGGATGTGGCGGCGGTGACCAACGCCATGGGCGGGGAGACCGTGGCCGGCATGGAGATGCTGGACCTTGCCACCATCGACAACCGGGGCATCGTCTTCCCGGTGAATCCGCCCTCGGCGGACGGCACCCAGGGCAACGCGGTCACCTCGGACAGGGCGGTGCGCCGGGCGGTGAATCTGGCGGTGGACCGGGAGGCGCTGATCGACGGCGTGCTCTACGGCTTCGGCAAGCCCGCCTACACCGAGTGCGACGGCATGCCCTGGTGGAACAAGGATACGATGATTGAGGACGGCGATCTCGAGGGGGCGGGCAAGCTTCTCGAGGAGGCGGGCTGGACGATGGGCGAGGACGGCATCCGGGTGAAGGACGGCCTTCGCTGCGCCTTCACGCTGATCTACCCCTCCGGCGATCAGGTGCGGGAATCGCTGTCCCTCGCCATGGTGGACATGCTGCTGCCGGCGGGCATTGAGGTCACCGTGGAGGGCGTGAGCTGGGATGAGCTCGGCACCCGCATGCTGAAGGATCCCTCCATGCAGGGCTGGGGCTCCCATTCGGCCATGGAGTGCTACAACCTCTACCACACCACGGCCGACGCCTCGAACTGGTACAACGTGGGCTACTACTCGAACGCCGCCGTGGACCGTTATCTGGAGGACGCCCTTTACGCCACCGATACCGGCGCCGCCGATGAGCTGATTCAAAAGGCCCAGTGGGACGGCGAGGAGGGCTACAGCCTTCTCGGGGACGCCGCCTGGGCCTGGCTGGTCAACATCGATCACGTGTATTTCGTCAGCGAGGGCCTGGACACCGGCGTGCAGAAGCTCCATCCCCACGGCCACGGCTGGCCCATCACCGACAACATCACCGAGTGGAAGTGGAAGTGA
- a CDS encoding ABC transporter ATP-binding protein produces the protein MLLEVKNYSLGFVQYTAGLKRRNFTVLREMNLAVAPGEIVAVFGASGSGKSLLAHGIFGILPENAWAAGEIRLGGELLLGDRLERARGREMALIPQSVDFLDPLMKVGRQVADAARGAGRGERKKRAEAVLARYGLSPAVMGMYPFELSGGMARRVLAASAFLSGAKLIVADEPTTGLHEAAVREEMRHLAELAEDGAGVIMITHDMNAALRSAHRVAVLYAGTIVEVARREAFAGTGEALMHPYTRALWRALPMNAFEGLPGTQPSHLSPEAGCPFAPRCSLRDGRCGEVPPVTVWEGGEFRCWAAG, from the coding sequence ATGCTGCTTGAGGTTAAAAATTATTCCCTGGGCTTCGTCCAGTATACCGCCGGACTCAAACGGCGGAACTTCACCGTGCTGCGGGAGATGAACCTCGCCGTAGCGCCGGGGGAGATCGTGGCGGTGTTCGGTGCCAGCGGGTCGGGCAAAAGCCTGCTCGCCCACGGGATTTTCGGCATCCTGCCGGAGAACGCCTGGGCCGCGGGGGAGATCCGGCTGGGAGGAGAGCTCCTTCTCGGGGACCGCCTTGAAAGGGCCCGGGGCCGGGAGATGGCCCTCATTCCCCAGTCGGTGGATTTTCTGGACCCGCTGATGAAGGTGGGCCGGCAGGTGGCGGACGCGGCGCGGGGCGCCGGCCGGGGGGAGCGGAAGAAGCGGGCGGAGGCGGTGCTGGCCCGGTACGGCCTTTCCCCGGCGGTCATGGGGATGTATCCCTTTGAGCTGTCCGGCGGCATGGCCCGGCGGGTGCTGGCGGCTTCGGCCTTCCTTTCCGGCGCGAAGCTCATCGTGGCGGACGAACCCACCACCGGGCTGCACGAGGCGGCGGTCCGGGAGGAAATGCGCCACCTCGCCGAGCTGGCGGAGGACGGCGCGGGCGTTATCATGATCACCCACGACATGAACGCCGCGCTCCGCTCGGCCCACCGGGTGGCGGTGCTCTATGCCGGAACCATCGTGGAGGTGGCGCGGCGGGAGGCCTTTGCCGGGACGGGGGAGGCGCTCATGCATCCCTACACCCGGGCCCTTTGGCGGGCGCTGCCCATGAACGCCTTCGAGGGGCTCCCCGGCACCCAGCCCTCCCACCTTTCGCCCGAGGCGGGCTGCCCCTTCGCGCCGCGCTGTTCCCTTCGGGACGGGCGCTGCGGCGAGGTCCCGCCGGTGACGGTCTGGGAGGGCGGAGAGTTCCGATGCTGGGCGGCCGGCTGA
- a CDS encoding sugar O-acetyltransferase yields MASGRMLADGRRLYDMADPVFQAECTRAKVLMQALNGAPAGDYAGQGRLLRELVGSIGENVMVGQGFLCNLGYNIHLGDRFYANANVTLLDLGEIRFGKNCMVGPNAALYAVEHELLPAGRNDSAYGVPITVEDDVWIGGSAVVLGGVRIGRGAVIAAGAVVTKDVPAMTVAAGNPARVVRRLTERA; encoded by the coding sequence GTGGCCTCGGGAAGAATGCTGGCGGACGGGCGCCGGCTCTACGACATGGCGGACCCCGTGTTTCAGGCGGAATGCACCCGGGCGAAGGTGCTGATGCAGGCGCTGAACGGGGCGCCGGCCGGCGACTATGCCGGACAGGGGCGGCTGCTTCGGGAGCTTGTGGGCTCCATCGGCGAGAACGTGATGGTGGGCCAGGGCTTCTTGTGCAACCTGGGCTACAACATCCATCTGGGGGACCGCTTCTACGCCAACGCCAACGTGACCCTGCTGGACCTCGGGGAGATCCGGTTCGGCAAGAACTGCATGGTGGGCCCGAATGCGGCGCTCTACGCGGTGGAGCATGAGCTCCTGCCCGCGGGCCGCAACGACAGCGCCTACGGCGTTCCCATCACCGTGGAGGACGACGTTTGGATCGGCGGCTCCGCGGTGGTGCTGGGCGGGGTCAGGATCGGCCGGGGCGCGGTGATCGCCGCGGGGGCCGTGGTCACGAAGGACGTCCCGGCCATGACGGTGGCCGCGGGGAACCCGGCCCGGGTGGTCCGCCGGCTCACGGAAAGGGCGTAG
- a CDS encoding hemolysin family protein: protein MSSDPIGGQLLLQVVLILLNAFFAATEIAVISLNENRLRRQAEEGDRKAASLVKIVEMPTAFLSTIQIGITLAGFLGSAFAADNFAGRITAWLVDGVGVTALSRNAINTISVILITLILSYFTLILGELVPKRIAMQKTEAVARMSAGVITVLSKVMKPIIWLLTVSTNGVLRLCRIDPHKSEEEVSEDEIMMMVDAGEEKGVIEAEEKEMIENVFEFNNLTAEDVMVHRTDMEMVWLEDSHEDILRLIRDTGLSRFPVVGEDADDVKGILSTREYLLNAQEDSPKSLLTLVRPAYFVPETIPTNVLFRSMQQMKNHMAVVVDEYGGTSGLVTMEDLLETIVGDIYDEFDPAEEGEIVKIGPDTWKISGSADLKSIAEELGVELPLDESDTLAGLIMSALDAVPQDGTQPEMNIYGLSIKVGEVKSRRIEWAKVVKLPPAEEA from the coding sequence TTGTCATCCGACCCTATAGGGGGGCAACTTCTGCTCCAGGTCGTACTCATTTTACTCAACGCATTTTTTGCAGCCACGGAGATCGCCGTCATATCCCTCAATGAAAACAGGCTCCGCCGCCAGGCGGAGGAGGGCGACCGGAAGGCCGCAAGCCTTGTGAAGATCGTGGAGATGCCCACGGCCTTTCTTTCCACCATTCAAATCGGCATCACTTTGGCGGGCTTTCTGGGATCCGCTTTCGCCGCGGACAACTTCGCGGGCAGGATCACCGCCTGGCTGGTGGACGGCGTCGGGGTCACGGCTCTCAGCCGAAACGCCATCAACACCATCTCCGTTATTCTGATCACCCTCATTCTGTCCTACTTCACGCTGATCTTGGGAGAACTTGTGCCCAAGCGTATCGCCATGCAGAAAACCGAGGCGGTGGCCCGCATGAGCGCCGGTGTGATCACCGTGCTGTCCAAGGTGATGAAACCCATCATCTGGCTGCTCACCGTGTCCACCAACGGCGTGCTGCGCCTTTGCCGCATCGATCCCCACAAAAGCGAGGAGGAGGTCTCCGAGGACGAGATCATGATGATGGTGGACGCCGGCGAGGAGAAGGGCGTGATCGAGGCCGAAGAGAAGGAAATGATCGAAAACGTGTTCGAATTCAACAACCTCACCGCTGAGGACGTGATGGTGCACCGCACCGACATGGAGATGGTGTGGCTGGAGGATTCCCACGAGGATATTTTAAGGCTCATCCGGGATACGGGCCTGTCCCGCTTCCCCGTCGTCGGCGAGGACGCCGATGATGTGAAGGGCATTTTGAGCACCCGGGAGTACCTTTTAAACGCCCAGGAGGACAGCCCGAAGTCCCTCCTCACGTTGGTGCGGCCCGCCTATTTCGTGCCCGAGACCATCCCCACAAACGTACTGTTCCGCAGCATGCAGCAGATGAAGAACCATATGGCCGTGGTGGTGGACGAATACGGCGGCACCAGCGGCCTTGTGACCATGGAGGATCTACTTGAGACCATCGTGGGCGACATCTACGACGAGTTCGATCCCGCCGAGGAGGGCGAGATCGTGAAGATTGGCCCGGACACCTGGAAGATCTCCGGCAGCGCCGACCTCAAATCCATCGCCGAGGAGCTGGGGGTGGAGCTGCCCCTTGATGAATCGGACACCCTGGCCGGACTCATCATGAGCGCCCTCGACGCGGTGCCGCAGGACGGCACCCAGCCGGAAATGAACATCTATGGCCTTTCCATCAAGGTGGGCGAGGTCAAAAGCCGAAGAATCGAGTGGGCCAAGGTGGTGAAGCTGCCGCCGGCGGAGGAGGCATAG
- a CDS encoding ABC transporter permease, giving the protein MSERKKALITLAAAGGVILLILALGLTLPGGTATNFAEKSLSPSLAHPFGTDWLGRDMLARTLKGLVFSIAVGLIAASVSTVIAVVLGIFAATFGKWADALINFMVDLCQGIPHILLMILIAFVLGGGVRAIIVSMALTHWPSMTRLIRSEVMQLRSMPYVQVSRRLGRGRMHIAARHILPHLWPQIIVGFILLFPHAILHEASLTFLGFGLSVQQPAVGIILSEAMKYLATGQWWLAFFPGLMLLIVVRLFDRLGDSARMMVDPTKVHR; this is encoded by the coding sequence ATGAGCGAACGGAAGAAGGCCCTCATCACTCTGGCGGCGGCGGGCGGCGTGATCCTCCTCATCCTGGCGCTGGGACTCACCCTCCCCGGCGGCACCGCCACCAACTTTGCGGAAAAGAGCCTTTCCCCCTCCCTGGCCCATCCCTTCGGCACCGATTGGCTGGGCCGGGATATGCTGGCAAGGACGCTGAAGGGGCTGGTCTTTTCCATCGCCGTGGGGCTCATCGCCGCGTCGGTGAGCACGGTGATCGCCGTGGTGCTGGGCATTTTCGCCGCCACCTTCGGGAAATGGGCGGACGCTCTCATCAACTTCATGGTGGACCTGTGCCAGGGCATTCCCCACATCCTGCTCATGATCCTCATCGCCTTCGTGCTGGGCGGGGGCGTAAGGGCCATCATCGTGTCCATGGCGCTCACCCACTGGCCCAGCATGACCCGGCTCATCCGCTCGGAGGTGATGCAGCTGAGGTCCATGCCCTACGTTCAGGTGTCCCGCCGTCTGGGCCGGGGCCGCATGCACATCGCGGCAAGGCACATCCTGCCCCATCTGTGGCCCCAGATCATCGTGGGGTTCATCCTGCTCTTTCCCCACGCCATTCTTCACGAGGCGTCCCTCACCTTCCTCGGGTTCGGGCTGTCCGTGCAGCAGCCCGCCGTGGGCATCATTCTGTCCGAGGCCATGAAGTACCTTGCCACCGGCCAGTGGTGGCTGGCCTTCTTTCCGGGGCTCATGCTGCTCATCGTGGTCCGGCTTTTTGACCGGCTGGGGGACAGCGCAAGGATGATGGTGGACCCGACGAAGGTCCACCGGTAA
- a CDS encoding sugar phosphate isomerase/epimerase family protein translates to MKTAFSTIGCPGWTWNEIFATAKDMGLDGIEIRGIGPEIYAPKAEPFSEKNRAATLERLQKANVAISMVTSGACLGRSKDMEASMAEAKNYVDFAGEIGAPYVRVMISDTPEGYPDEDVEGAAERYQALCAYAKGTGVDVLIETNGKLADSRVMRRFLDSVDAANKGVLWDIHHPYRFYGEKPGYTYENIGEYVRYIHVKDSVGTSKKVEYRMMGYGDVPIFDTLKILSENGYAGYVSLEWVKRWNPDLQEPGVVFYHYANYIRFLMNQL, encoded by the coding sequence ATGAAAACTGCATTTTCCACCATCGGCTGCCCGGGCTGGACCTGGAACGAGATCTTTGCCACCGCCAAGGATATGGGCCTTGACGGCATCGAGATCCGGGGCATCGGGCCGGAAATCTACGCACCGAAGGCAGAGCCCTTCTCCGAGAAGAACCGGGCCGCCACCCTGGAGCGCCTCCAAAAGGCGAACGTGGCCATCAGCATGGTGACCTCCGGCGCGTGCCTCGGGCGGAGCAAGGATATGGAGGCCTCCATGGCGGAGGCGAAAAACTACGTGGATTTCGCGGGAGAGATCGGCGCGCCCTATGTCCGGGTGATGATCTCCGATACGCCGGAGGGTTATCCCGACGAGGACGTGGAGGGGGCGGCGGAGCGCTACCAGGCGCTGTGCGCTTACGCAAAGGGCACCGGCGTGGACGTGCTCATCGAGACCAACGGCAAGCTGGCCGATTCGAGGGTGATGCGGCGCTTCCTGGACAGCGTGGACGCGGCGAACAAGGGCGTCCTTTGGGATATCCATCATCCCTACCGCTTCTATGGGGAAAAGCCCGGGTATACCTACGAGAACATCGGCGAATACGTGCGCTACATTCACGTGAAGGATTCGGTGGGCACGTCAAAGAAGGTGGAGTACCGCATGATGGGCTACGGCGACGTGCCCATCTTCGACACGCTGAAGATCCTCAGCGAGAACGGCTATGCGGGCTATGTGAGCCTCGAATGGGTCAAGCGCTGGAACCCGGACCTGCAGGAGCCCGGCGTGGTGTTCTACCATTACGCCAACTACATCCGCTTCCTGATGAATCAGCTGTAG